The following is a genomic window from Panthera uncia isolate 11264 chromosome B4, Puncia_PCG_1.0, whole genome shotgun sequence.
ATCCTGTGACTATTTGTACAGAGTTGCCTCCACATTTCGCTGCAAGTCTGAGCTCTTTTCATGAAACCACAGAGGACTTGCCAGACTGTACACTCCCTGCTCCCTCTTTGGGGGATCCTCAGAGGCCTGACAAGCTTGTGTTGTCCCTGGGCTGGTGAGTTCCTGAGGCCACTTCTCAGATAACCAGTCACTGTGCAGAAAAGGAGGGAGCCACAGAGCATAGTTTCCCTTGTCAGAGCCCCGAAATGACCCAAGACCAAGGTTTCTGAATTACTAGGCAAATTGGCTACTGCTCCTGTGAGCTTTCTTGTGCTCATTCTCAGAAAACAACAggttaagaaacttaaaaattaaaaaaaaaattaaaaaaataaagctagaggATAGTCCTCTCCAAAGAGATCCctgtactcccatgttcattacaacattattcacagtattcaaggtatggaaacaacctagttggccatcaatggatgaatggataaagaaaatgtaatatatataatggactattattcGGCCTCAAAAAAGAAGGCAGTCCTGCCACCTGCAATGACATAGATGAACGTGGAGGCCATTATACTATGTGAAAtgagccagacaaagacaaatactgtatggtatctTTTATATGTAGGATCTAAATAAAAAGCCAAACTGAaggaaacagagtagaatggtggttaccatgGGCTGGGTGGGGGTAAATAGGGAGAGGTTGATAGAAGTGTACaagctttcagttataagatgaataaggtctgaagaCCTAATGTATAACATAGTGACTGTCCGTGTCCCTTCTGCTAGCAGCTCTTGGTCTTTTGGCCATCCTGGTGGTTCCTCGAGGGGCCGGCTGCCTCGCTCCTGGCCTTGCGAATCCGGCccaggccccggggggggggggggggggggcatcctcTGGTACAGGAGGCTCCCAGAACCGGGCTGCACTTGCCAAAGCGCCGGCTCTGGCCCAGCTCCCTGCGTGGGAACTGGAAGGGGCCTCTGGGAGCAGACGAGCCCAGGCGCCGTAGGCTTAGCAGACGTGGCCGTGTACTTCTCGCTGTAGGAGTGGGGGTGTCTGCGGCCTGCTCAGAGGGCCTGTAGCTGGACGTGGTGCCGGAGACCTACAGTCATCTGGGCGCGCTCGGTGAAGTCCCGCCTACTCGCCTGGGCCACCTCCCGGCCCACCCCGCCCACACTCGGGCTGGCACCCGCAGTGAGAGGCCCCAGGTCAGGAAGTCGGGACAGCAGGGGGCGGCCTCCGCGTGGCGTTTGCGTTCTCCCAGGGTTCCAAGGCACTAAGCCAGCCCTCATctgggtggaggaaggggccgACCTGTGGGGCCCTGATGCCCAGGGTCCGGAGGTGGAAGAGTGTCtgacagaaacagactcagattCCAGAAAAGGACgggaaaggacaaagagaaaggactGAGGCACCGGAGAAGATCCTTTCTGTGGAAGCTCAGCCTCCTGGGCTGAAGGCTCTGAAACACCCTTCTGCTGGGCTCCCTTAGAGCTTGGAGCGACCATCCAAGGCAACCCGCCGAGCTCACCCCCCACTCTGTGCCCACCCCGTCCCCAGAGCAGGCCAGCGTCACGGTTGCTACATGAGCGGAAGGAGTTTTGCCTGGCGCTCGGCCCTGGTGGCGCACCTGTGCACCCACACGGGCGAGAAGCCTTTCTGTAGCCCTGACTGTGGCAAGGGTTTTGGCCCGGCCTCCTCTCCGAGCAAGCACCGGGCCAGCTATGGCGAGAGCCGTCCTACCGCTGCCCGGACCGTGGCCGGGCTTCCCCCGGCGCTCAGCCCTCACCACTCACCTACGGGTCCATGCAGACCAGAAGCCCTGCCGCCGTGATGACTGTGGCCGCTGCTTTAGCCGGAGCTCTGCCAGCTCCAAGCACCAGCGGGTCCACGGCAGCGAGACTCCCTTCCAGTGCGAGGACTGTGGCCACGCCACTGCTCATGCGTCAGACCTTCGGCGTCATGTGCGCACGCACACTGGAGAGGAGCCCTACCCATGCCCAGACTGCGGGCGCTGCTTCTTCAGAGCTCAGAAATAGCAGCGCATCGGTGGACCCACAGCGGACCACCCCTACCTCTGTCCTCAACGTGGCAGGCGCTTTGGCCAGAAGTCAGCCGTGGCCAAGCACCAGTGGGTCCATAGGCCTGGTGCCGGGAGACACAGAGGCCAGGGTGCCAGTGGGTTGCCTgtgcccctggcccctggccacGGGGACCTGGACCCACCTGTGGGCTTCCAACACTACCCAGAAATATACCAGGAGTGTGGGTGATGGTCTCAAAGGTTGCAAGCCCAAGGGTGGAGATCTAGACGTTGCCTGAGGCCCAGGCTGGGCTCGGGGGCCTGAACCTCTGTGGCGGCTCCAGGGAAGTCACAGAACTCTGGGCAAGAGGTGGACCTGGGGGATGAGGACCATCTTACCTTGGGCCTTCACACGCTGGATCTGCTGACACCTTGCTCCCAACTGTCCCAGACTCTAGAATCCCCCTTTGCCGAGTTAAGACGTGAGGTAAGCACCTTCACAAGACAACCCCTGTGGGGACGGAAAAGCTGTTTCTCAGCTTAGACAAGAGGACTGAAGTAGAAAAGAACTTTGTTTTATCCATTGTCCTTTTTAGTGCAGGAATTGAAAACTGGTGGCCATGTACTGAATCTGGCTTGCAGCAAccttttaaacattattttgggCCCaaccagcattttaaaatgttacaaattactggttaagatttaaaaagatatttctttCACACGTAGGTTTCTGGCCTCTTCAAAGGTTTGGCaacttgacctgagctgagggaCAGCTGTTCGGCATGCCCACCACTCCATATCCGCTCCTGTCCAATGTCAGCTGGCACTTATCATTGTCTGTCCATGTCTCTGGTAAAGCAGGCCCTCTCCATCTGGCATTTTCCCCTCATTTACGTGACCTGTTTGGCTCCTATATTCATTTGGGTTTGCACACTGGTGTACACCATTCATGTTTTCCTGAATCAGGGATTCAGGTAGACAGCATATATGTTAAAGGGTGGCAGGAGAGAAGTAAAagcagattttatttaaaaaaaaaaaagaagaccatagACTATAGTggataatactgtattgtgtaatTGAAATTTCTTAAGagaatagaacttaaatgttctcaccaaaaacaaaacaaaaaaatgcttaatatgtgaggtgatggatgtgctaATTAACTGTGGGGTCCTTTCacgatgtatacatatatcaaatcatcataatgtatactttaaatatcttacaattttatttataaattatacctcggtatatctgggggtggggggagggaagggagtctGAGTAAAAATAAGACACCCCCTCTCTTCCAGTAATTTACAATCCAGATGCAAATGTCAGACAACTTTTAATAAGGGATCAATGTAAGCAAACAGCAAGGTAAGTGAAAAATGCTTCTTATTCCAAAATACATGCTACATATGCAAACAATGCttttagaagtagaaaatttTGTTGTGAAACCGAGAGTTGATGGAAGgtagtgggtgggagatgggctaaatgggtgatgggtattaaggagagcacttgtcagggcacctgggtggctaagtcagttaagcatctaacttcagctcaagtcatgatctcacaatttgtgggttcaagccctgcatcaggctctgtgctgacagctcagagcctggagcctgcttaggattctgtgtctccctctgtctctgcccctccccgacttgttctctgtctcgctctgtctctcaaaaataaataaacatttaaaaattaaaaaaaaaaaaaaaggagggcacttgtgttgagcactgggtgttatatgcaagtgatgattCACTAAACTCTACccctgaaaataataatacactgtatattaactaactagaacttaaataaaaaatttgaaggaaaaaaattttttgttgtgaATACAGATCTGAGAAGACCAGTGCATCTACTGATAAGGGAAAGGTAAGTGCTGAGCAGATGAACAAAAAACAGTCCCTAGGCTCAAGATGTTTGTGGCCTGGCAGGGAAGAGAGGTTCTATCCTACGTCACTGACTCTACAGAAATATAACAGAGGCACAAATTATGTGTTACCAGAGCTGGGAGAAAGCAGAAGAATCAGCAGGCCTACGGGAAAGGCCTCATGTAAGAGGTCACACTTAGACTGgatcttgaaggatgaataggtgtTTGCCAGTTCTAAAGAGAactgggggaagagcagagaattCTATGTAGCctttttcagaggaaataaaagaaataaaagaggaaagaaataaggaaaggagagggaaaagtcACTGACATTCAATAATACCTCAAAGATTCTGAAAGATCTAGGCTGATTTCTGACTAGGGAAGAGTCTCCGGAAGCTTCTGCTCTGCTTCCCTGAATCTATAGGGAGACAGTGGACAGGTAAAAGAATGATGCACTTTAGGAGAAATTTTCATCTTCTTCATCCTAATTTCTGATGCTCCTATCTGCCCAGGTTGCACATTTCTGGAAAGGGCTGAGGACCACAATGGCCAATCAGACCATAGTGACTGAGTTCTTCCTCCAAGGCCTGACAGACACCAAAGAGCTTCAGGTGGCAGTTTTCCTGCTCCTGCTGCTTGCCTACCTTGTGACTGTCTCTGGAAACCTGGTTGTCATCAGCCTGACCTTGCTGGACACACGCCTGCAAACCCCTATGTACTTCTTCCTCCGGAATCTGTCCTGCCTAGAAATTTGGTTCCAAACCGTCATCGTGCCCAAGATGTTGCTCAACATTGCCACAGACACCAAGACCATCAGTTTTGCTGGCTGCATTACTCAGGACTTTTTCCACATCTTCCTGGGGGCTACAGAGTTCCTCCTCCTCACAGCCATGGCCTATGACCGGTATAGTGCCATCTGCCAGCCCCTCCACTACCCCATCCTCATGAGCAACAGAGTCTGCACACAGCTTATCCTCACCTGCTGGCTGGCAGGATTCTTCTTCATCATAGCGCCTGTCATCCTGACCAGTCAGCTTCCATTCTGTGACACCCACATCAACCACTTCTTCTGCGACTATACGCCTCTAATGGAGGTGGTGTGCAGTGGGCCACAGGTGTTAGAGATGGTGGATTTTACCCTGGCCGTGGTGGCGCTGGTCAGCACTCTAGTGCTGATCGCCATATCCTATGTCCAGATCATCCGGACAATTGTCAGGATCCCCTCGGTCCAAGAGCGAAAGAAAGTTTTCTCCACCTGTTCCTCCCATATCATTGTGGTCACCCTGTGCTATGGCAGCTGCTTCTTCATGTATGTGAAGCCCTCTCCAGGCAAGGGGGTTGATTTCAACAAAGGAGTGTCCCTAATCAATACAATTATTGCCCCCCTCTTGAATCCCTTTATCTACACTCTCAGGAACCAACAAGTTAAGCAAGTAGTGAAAGACCTGATCAGGAAAATGGCATGGCTCCAAAATAAATGACAGCCCTACAAGTCACCTTCCAGGGAAATAGGACTCTCCTCCCCAGAGTCCAAGAATTCtacaaaaaagtattttcaaggtTAAGCTTTCATGAATACTTTCTTCAAAATCCTCAAAGCTTCCATCCATTCCCTGGCCCCAAAGCCACACCCgtattttaggtatttgttatgTCAGCACCCCACTTCCAGGtaccaaaatatgtattaattaccTATTGCCCCTTAATGACTTACACACAAAACCTAGTGGcgtaaaacaacaaacatttgtcaTCTCATAGCTTCAGTGGGCCAGAACCTGGGTGATTAGATCAGTAACTCCTGCTTAAGGTGACTCACGAGACTGTAGTCAGGCTGTCGACCAGGGCTGTGGCCTCACCCAAAGTCATGATTGAGGGCGCATGTGCTTCCAAGTTTACTCACTTGGTTGTCAGTAGAAATATCCCTGTGGGACCAAAACCAATGCTCCCTATAGACCAGGGAGGgaggtgaagaaaaaagaaagaaaagtaagactGGGTCAAGAGTCTGAACAGGGACCACTCAAAAACATCGTAGTTTCAGGGCTATGCagtcctgggtgactcagtcagttaagcatccaatttcagctcaggtcatgatctcacggttcatgggtttgagcctcacatcgggctctgtgcttacagctcagagcctggagcctgtttcagattctgtgtctccctctgtctctctgcctcccctgcttgtcttctgtctctctctctcaaaaataaataaacattaaaaaaattatctaagtAAAAACACAGTAGTGTCCCCCAATGACAAATCTAAATGTCCCTCTGTATGAAGAGGCAGCTCTGAAACTCCAGGAAGGCAGGGTATTAACCAGACATCAAGGGCAAATTTGAGTTGTACACACAGTCACAGACTTCGGACTCCAACTACACCATCATATGCACCACTGCTATACTTCCAGAGCTTAGGCCTCACTCACCCTCCTGACCTTTCCCCACATCCCTTATGCCAAGTCCACCACATTCACCCCACTGTcagcctcctctttctctgctcccaagATAGCTTTATCCTAAAGGAACAGGAAGCCCCCAGACCTGGCCTGTTCTGGCTTCATGCCTCCCCCTTCAATCCTGGCCTTCACGGGTGCTCAGGAATCCCTTTCCTCACCTCTGAAATCCCTGACAAAAGTCCTTGGGGGACAATATTTCTCTCTTCAATCATGATCCTTCCctttcccactctttctctccttggTCAGCTCATTACATAATTTTCAGAAAAGCATGAAGCTGTGCAGCCTAAGCCCAGAAAAATTCACTCCCTTCACCTCAGTGTATCTCTGGCCCTGCATCTGCTTTCTCATCCTTGCCTCCTCTTTCAGAGGAGAGGGATCTCTGGATCTCTGTTACCTCAAAAGATGCAACATGGTGCCGGGGATATTAAAAACAacataggagcgcctgggtggttcagctggttaagcatccaactctttatttgggctcaggtaatgatctcatggttcatgagatcgaaccccacatcgggctctgtgctgacagcatggagctgtttgggattctctctctccctctctctctgcccttcccctgttcaccctctctctacctctctctcaaaacaaataaacattcttttcaaaaaagaacacaaattctCAAGCTAGGCAGGCCTTTATTTAGACCCTACTTCTCCTGATTTCTAGTTTATGTGGCCTTGAGCCTGGGTTTCGTCTTCTAAAAAATAGTCTgcaatagaaaatatttgatgCTTCTagcccttttctttccctccccagcccctcacaGCTG
Proteins encoded in this region:
- the LOC125919863 gene encoding olfactory receptor 2AP1-like encodes the protein MANQTIVTEFFLQGLTDTKELQVAVFLLLLLAYLVTVSGNLVVISLTLLDTRLQTPMYFFLRNLSCLEIWFQTVIVPKMLLNIATDTKTISFAGCITQDFFHIFLGATEFLLLTAMAYDRYSAICQPLHYPILMSNRVCTQLILTCWLAGFFFIIAPVILTSQLPFCDTHINHFFCDYTPLMEVVCSGPQVLEMVDFTLAVVALVSTLVLIAISYVQIIRTIVRIPSVQERKKVFSTCSSHIIVVTLCYGSCFFMYVKPSPGKGVDFNKGVSLINTIIAPLLNPFIYTLRNQQVKQVVKDLIRKMAWLQNK